Part of the Novipirellula artificiosorum genome, GAAATGGAATTTTCAAAGTCACTCCAACTTGCTACGCAGGCAGGTTTCCCATCAGGCCACGCCACAGGGAGGGCGAACAGCGTCAAGCACACTTTGTACAGGCAGGTCTGGGCATCGTCCAGACTAGCTGGACTGCCAGACACGAATCACATCGATCGGATAGATGAGCATGATGATGTTCAGCAGCAAGCTGTCCCGAATCCACAAGACGCTGACCGCTTCGAGCGCAACCACCGCCGCCAAACTCCACTGCCACCGCATTCGTGAAGCGGCCACAGCGCCGAGCACACACATCACATAATCGCTAAGCGAATTGAGGATACTGTCGCCAAAGTAATCCAATGAAATGGTCACCTCGCGATAACGCTCGATCATCATCGGCGTGTTTTCAACAATTTCCCAAACCGCTTCGACAAACGCAATCACTATCAACAACGTCGAACCTCGAAGTTTCTTACCCAACGACAAGTGCAGGATCAGCCAGAGAGCCAACCCATGCTCCAAGTGCGATAGCGAATAGGGATCGAACAAGTGCTGAGAATTATGACTGGACCAGATATCCCAGGACCACGGAGAAAGATCACCTGTCTGGCACCACCACACTCGGCCCAGCAAGGACAGCACGAACATCATCAACAATGCAATCGCGATCAACCAGTAACTCCACCCACGATCGGTGCGTTCTCTTTCACGTTC contains:
- a CDS encoding DUF2585 family protein: MNERERERTDRGWSYWLIAIALLMMFVLSLLGRVWWCQTGDLSPWSWDIWSSHNSQHLFDPYSLSHLEHGLALWLILHLSLGKKLRGSTLLIVIAFVEAVWEIVENTPMMIERYREVTISLDYFGDSILNSLSDYVMCVLGAVAASRMRWQWSLAAVVALEAVSVLWIRDSLLLNIIMLIYPIDVIRVWQSS